A region of Streptomyces sp. WMMC500 DNA encodes the following proteins:
- a CDS encoding DinB family protein, whose translation MADTDPKADLHRSLQMARDALLWKLEGLSEYDVRRPLTPTATNLLGLVKHLSGCEIVYFGATFGRPFGEFVPWLDGPGADVPDVDMWATADESRESVVGLYRRACAHADDTIAAFALDDLGRVPHWPDDRAEVTLHRIFVHMLADTHRHAGHADIVRELIDGAAGLRRGNSGVTSRDRARWESHRRGVEDAAREAQGRESTTWP comes from the coding sequence ATGGCCGACACCGATCCGAAGGCGGACCTCCACCGCTCCCTGCAGATGGCCCGCGACGCGCTGCTGTGGAAGCTGGAGGGGCTGTCCGAGTACGACGTACGGCGTCCGCTGACGCCGACCGCCACCAACCTGCTGGGGCTCGTCAAGCACCTGAGCGGCTGCGAGATCGTGTACTTCGGCGCCACCTTCGGGCGGCCCTTCGGCGAGTTCGTGCCCTGGCTCGACGGCCCCGGCGCCGACGTCCCCGACGTCGACATGTGGGCCACCGCCGACGAGTCCCGCGAGAGCGTCGTCGGTCTCTACCGGCGCGCCTGCGCGCACGCCGACGACACCATCGCCGCGTTCGCGCTGGACGACCTCGGCCGCGTGCCGCACTGGCCCGACGACCGGGCCGAGGTGACGCTGCACCGGATCTTCGTCCACATGCTCGCCGACACCCACCGCCACGCCGGGCACGCCGACATCGTGCGCGAGCTGATCGACGGCGCCGCCGGACTGCGGCGGGGCAACTCCGGCGTGACGTCCCGCGACCGCGCCCGCTGGGAGTCCCACCGG
- a CDS encoding methyltransferase domain-containing protein — MRDDAHFVARCARGLEPQLAAEILRNELGSITATGHRSVHFRARRPYDTGVTELRTADDVFLPAARGRDVGTTKAGLPELGRLAGRCDPARLLRHRNALVPHLTGTPPGVEVSASFLGRRSFTRYDAEDAVGRALAARLDVPYHARRTGGAPPPDYAPWRLTLDGTEATLMLRITPRPLHRRPYKQSTVPGSLHPPLAAAMAGLAAIGPGHTVLDPCCGAGTLLIEAALAHPEAARYQGYDIDPAALDAARANSATAALDRIRIHRADAGRLPLPDASVDRIVCNPPWGTQVHPRARLAAAPSAWWRELRRLLTPTGSAVLLLPTPGPLSPAIRAGLLPTHTQRVHLAGSVTYLVRLELGSG, encoded by the coding sequence ATGCGCGACGACGCACACTTCGTCGCTCGGTGCGCCCGCGGTCTGGAACCGCAGTTGGCGGCCGAGATCCTGCGGAACGAACTGGGCAGCATCACCGCGACCGGACACCGCTCCGTACACTTCCGGGCCCGGCGCCCCTACGACACGGGCGTCACGGAACTGCGCACGGCGGACGACGTGTTCCTGCCGGCCGCGCGCGGCCGGGACGTGGGAACGACCAAGGCGGGCCTGCCGGAGCTGGGAAGACTCGCGGGGAGGTGCGACCCGGCACGGCTGCTCCGCCACCGCAACGCCCTCGTCCCGCACCTCACCGGTACGCCGCCGGGGGTGGAGGTCTCGGCGTCGTTCCTGGGCAGGCGGAGCTTCACCAGGTACGACGCGGAGGACGCGGTCGGCCGCGCGCTCGCCGCCCGCCTGGACGTGCCGTACCACGCGCGCCGCACCGGGGGCGCGCCCCCGCCGGACTACGCGCCGTGGCGTCTGACGCTGGACGGCACCGAAGCGACGCTGATGCTCCGCATCACCCCGCGCCCGCTCCACCGCCGCCCGTACAAGCAGTCGACGGTGCCCGGGAGCCTGCACCCGCCGCTGGCGGCGGCGATGGCGGGGCTGGCGGCGATCGGACCCGGCCACACGGTCCTCGACCCCTGCTGCGGCGCGGGCACCCTGCTCATCGAGGCGGCGCTGGCCCACCCGGAGGCGGCGCGCTACCAGGGCTACGACATCGACCCGGCCGCGCTGGACGCCGCCCGCGCCAACAGCGCCACCGCGGCACTGGACCGCATCCGCATCCACCGGGCCGACGCGGGCAGACTCCCGCTCCCCGACGCCTCGGTCGACCGCATCGTGTGCAACCCCCCGTGGGGCACCCAGGTCCACCCCAGGGCCCGGCTCGCGGCGGCCCCGTCCGCCTGGTGGCGGGAGCTCCGCCGCCTCCTCACCCCCACCGGCAGCGCGGTGCTCCTCCTGCCGACCCCCGGCCCCCTGTCCCCGGCCATCCGGGCGGGCCTCCTGCCCACCCACACCCAGCGCGTCCACCTGGCGGGCTCCGTCACGTACCTGGTCAGACTGGAACTCGGGAGCGGGTGA
- a CDS encoding MFS transporter: MATDVPDLTSRSTPAPGGLRGLLTLITLCSATFLIAMDFSVVTVALPEIGTDLGFASTGELQWVATACLLPTASLLLLFGRVSDLVGRRRLFVLGILLFTAFSLLAGLAAAPGVLIAARAGQGVAAGMVGPTALALLTTVFPEGPRRTRALAVNGVLLSLGFVVGTIGGGLVTSGLSWRWTMLIMVIMGGAILLGALALLPADTGRAAVRLDVPGAVLASGGLFALVFGISTGADRGWTSGSTLGSLGAAVVLITAFLLVEARHPAPLVAPEMLNRPTVKWSFLVGFCTFGMCGGTTVLLSLYMQDVLGYSPLETGLGFLAEGAAAIVAGGMAARLIGSTGTRVTMIVGLVVQGLGTASMVWLPASGGPVLLLVTSGAMGFGHVLAVVAFITTLTSGLRPAEQGIAGALSQMPQFVGAIGVAGLAAIVTARSDALASSTTEPAAVLGGVHAAMLTAGVVCLLAVVVAATLPHKAVPSTTTAEA; this comes from the coding sequence GTGGCTACCGACGTACCCGACCTGACATCCCGCAGCACCCCCGCCCCTGGCGGGCTACGGGGACTGCTGACCCTGATCACCCTGTGCAGCGCCACGTTCCTGATCGCGATGGACTTCTCCGTCGTCACGGTCGCGCTCCCCGAGATCGGCACCGACCTGGGCTTCGCGAGCACGGGCGAGCTGCAGTGGGTGGCCACCGCGTGCCTGCTCCCCACCGCGAGCCTGCTCCTGCTCTTCGGGCGGGTCTCCGATCTGGTGGGCCGGCGACGGCTGTTCGTCCTCGGCATCCTGCTGTTCACGGCGTTCTCGCTGCTCGCCGGGCTCGCGGCCGCGCCGGGCGTGCTGATCGCCGCGCGCGCCGGTCAGGGAGTGGCCGCCGGCATGGTCGGTCCGACCGCTCTCGCGCTGCTGACCACCGTCTTCCCCGAAGGCCCGCGGCGGACCAGGGCGCTGGCCGTCAACGGCGTGCTGCTCTCCCTCGGCTTCGTCGTCGGCACCATCGGCGGGGGCCTGGTCACCAGCGGCCTGAGCTGGCGCTGGACGATGCTCATCATGGTCATCATGGGCGGGGCCATCCTGCTCGGCGCGCTGGCCCTGCTGCCCGCGGACACCGGGCGCGCCGCCGTACGGCTCGACGTGCCCGGGGCGGTCCTGGCCAGCGGCGGTCTGTTCGCCCTCGTCTTCGGCATCTCGACCGGCGCCGACCGGGGTTGGACGAGCGGGTCGACCCTGGGGTCGCTCGGCGCCGCCGTCGTGCTGATCACCGCGTTCCTGCTGGTGGAGGCCCGGCACCCGGCGCCGCTCGTGGCGCCGGAGATGCTGAACCGGCCCACGGTGAAATGGAGTTTCCTCGTCGGCTTCTGCACCTTCGGCATGTGCGGCGGCACCACGGTGCTGCTGAGCCTCTACATGCAGGACGTGCTCGGCTACTCCCCGCTCGAAACGGGCCTGGGCTTCCTGGCCGAGGGGGCAGCCGCCATCGTCGCGGGCGGCATGGCCGCGCGGCTGATCGGCTCGACGGGCACCCGGGTCACCATGATCGTCGGTCTGGTCGTGCAGGGGCTGGGCACCGCGTCGATGGTGTGGCTGCCCGCCAGCGGCGGGCCGGTCCTGCTGCTGGTGACCTCGGGTGCCATGGGCTTCGGGCACGTTCTGGCGGTGGTCGCGTTCATCACCACCCTCACCTCCGGCCTGCGGCCCGCGGAGCAGGGCATCGCCGGCGCGCTCTCCCAGATGCCGCAGTTCGTCGGCGCGATCGGGGTCGCGGGGCTCGCGGCCATCGTGACCGCGCGGTCCGACGCGCTCGCCTCGTCCACCACCGAGCCGGCGGCCGTCCTCGGCGGGGTGCACGCCGCCATGCTCACCGCCGGCGTGGTGTGCCTCCTCGCGGTGGTCGTGGCCGCCACCCTGCCCCACAAGGCGGTGCCGTCCACCACGACGGCCGAGGCTTGA
- a CDS encoding helix-turn-helix transcriptional regulator — translation MEGRSELGRFLRSRRGRLRPEDVGLVDYGGRRRVPGLRREELAQLAGVSAGYYTRLEQGQSLNASDAVLGALARVLRLDEDERAHLYSLARRKAAGAVSSRPGVERVRPGVRQMVASFGDVPALVIGRCGDVLLWNRMAHALLAGHLDVRAPEQLPERPNVARLVFLDPHTRELYADWWQKARDTVADLRQTAGRYPDDPRLTALIGELTVRSPEFASLWAAHAVRPCAQRFTRDFRHPLVGPLRLTNELMELTSDHGQRVAVFNAEPGSSSEAALLLLSDMTDGGLSAVPSAPRRADIG, via the coding sequence ATGGAGGGTCGGTCTGAGTTGGGGAGGTTTCTGCGGTCGCGGCGGGGGCGGTTGCGGCCCGAGGACGTGGGGCTCGTGGACTACGGGGGGCGGCGGCGGGTGCCCGGGTTGCGGCGGGAGGAGCTGGCGCAGCTTGCCGGGGTGAGTGCCGGGTACTACACGCGGCTTGAGCAGGGGCAGAGTCTCAACGCGTCCGATGCGGTGCTCGGGGCTCTTGCGCGGGTGCTGCGGCTGGACGAGGACGAGCGTGCCCATCTGTACAGCCTCGCGCGGCGGAAGGCGGCCGGGGCGGTGTCGTCCCGGCCCGGGGTGGAGCGGGTGCGGCCCGGGGTGCGGCAGATGGTCGCGTCGTTCGGTGATGTGCCGGCGCTGGTGATCGGGCGCTGCGGTGACGTCCTGCTGTGGAACCGGATGGCGCACGCGCTGCTCGCCGGTCATCTGGACGTACGGGCGCCGGAGCAGCTCCCGGAGCGGCCCAACGTCGCGCGCCTGGTCTTCCTCGATCCGCACACCCGCGAGCTGTACGCGGACTGGTGGCAGAAGGCCCGTGACACGGTTGCCGACCTCCGGCAGACGGCCGGCCGGTACCCGGACGACCCCCGCCTCACCGCGCTCATTGGCGAACTCACCGTGCGGAGCCCGGAGTTCGCCTCGTTGTGGGCGGCCCACGCCGTACGGCCGTGCGCCCAGCGCTTCACCCGCGACTTCCGGCACCCCCTCGTGGGACCGCTGCGGCTGACGAACGAGCTCATGGAGCTGACGTCCGACCACGGCCAGCGCGTCGCGGTGTTCAACGCCGAGCCCGGCTCGTCCTCGGAAGCTGCCTTGCTTCTCCTCTCCGACATGACGGACGGGGGGCTGTCCGCGGTCCCGTCCGCGCCTCGGCGCGCGGACATCGGCTGA